The Rhodocytophaga rosea genome has a segment encoding these proteins:
- a CDS encoding SusC/RagA family TonB-linked outer membrane protein, whose product MSNYTATDYWKVFFPLMLSCLLCLPLLAQESRTIKGRVLGENNEALPGVNVTVKGTTNGTVTDTDGQYSLSGFQAGANPTLVFSFIGYVTEELSVDGRSEINITLVPDIKSLGEVVVVGYGTQRKVETTGAIASVKSAELTQTPVVNVAQGLQARTAGVQITQNSAAPGGNISVRIRGTNSINGTSEPLYVVDGIQISNGGGVNDVSPLSTINPNDIESVEVLKDASATAIYGARGSNGVILITTKRGKAGVTRVTYDGYYGVQQVTKQLDVLNAIQYAELENEVYKNNPPYADPSSLGEGTNWQDLVMQDSPIQSHQLSVAGGSEKTQLAISANYFNQGGVIIESDFKRYSLRLNLDHQISNKVKIGTSILGSYSVSNRIPTGSESIDGPAVTSSIVGAALGAPPVLIPYKDDGSIFPFGEQSGGTYRELANPLGLAAVMNRTAYKRTLANLYADFSILQGLTYRASFNVDMENRLLDYYSPRSILSQVDLASGGGSAEKTNSNYLNLLHESILTYSTTFADQHTLKFTGVFATQSNQFDRNTINASKFPNDVTANEALQLAIDRTVSSDRSKDRLDSYMGRVNYGFRDKYFLDLTARYDGASKFGKNHKYGFFPAASAAWRVIEEGFLKDKISFLSDLKLRASYGATGNAGAIGPYQSLATVGASSGYSLNHNYNTGLSPSRIPNANLRWEKSIQTDIGLDIGLLQDRINLIVDFYDKHTKDLLFVKGLPQSSGYGSITGNFAEIRNRGIELSADAKIMDGAFKWNVNGNFSVNRNELVALEGGLQEFTVNNYAVLKVGEPIGIFKTYVNEGIYQTDEPILPGSGSRTGGAKVSDLNGDGQITADDQAITGNANPDFIFGFSTNMSFKNFDLSAFISGVQGNEIYNLARYTFENPLGQRNMFQGIVNRWSPTNPNNEYVSGFQGGRLPISDRFMEDGSYIRLKNITLGYTLPKVKFLYNARVYVSANNLFTITDYTGFDPEVNTFGNTNTRIGVDNGVYPLAKSFIGGVQVTF is encoded by the coding sequence ATGAGCAACTATACTGCTACTGATTACTGGAAAGTCTTTTTCCCGCTTATGCTTTCCTGCTTACTATGCTTGCCCTTGCTTGCCCAGGAAAGCAGAACCATTAAAGGAAGAGTTTTGGGAGAAAATAATGAGGCTTTGCCAGGTGTAAATGTCACGGTAAAAGGTACTACCAATGGTACTGTAACCGATACCGATGGCCAGTATTCCCTTTCCGGGTTCCAGGCAGGTGCCAATCCTACGCTGGTATTCTCTTTTATCGGTTATGTAACCGAAGAACTTTCAGTAGATGGCCGTTCGGAAATTAATATTACGCTGGTGCCTGATATTAAATCGCTGGGAGAAGTGGTAGTTGTAGGCTATGGCACACAACGTAAGGTAGAAACTACTGGTGCGATTGCCTCTGTAAAATCAGCTGAACTCACTCAAACTCCGGTGGTGAATGTAGCTCAAGGGTTACAGGCAAGAACGGCTGGTGTACAGATTACCCAAAATTCAGCAGCGCCCGGCGGTAATATCAGTGTACGTATCCGGGGAACGAATTCGATTAATGGAACATCTGAGCCTTTGTATGTGGTGGATGGCATCCAGATTTCTAATGGAGGCGGCGTAAATGATGTAAGTCCGCTTTCTACCATCAATCCCAACGACATAGAATCAGTAGAAGTATTAAAAGATGCCTCAGCCACTGCTATTTATGGTGCCAGAGGTTCTAATGGGGTTATTCTGATCACAACCAAACGGGGAAAAGCCGGTGTTACCAGAGTTACGTATGATGGCTATTATGGAGTACAGCAAGTAACCAAACAACTCGATGTACTCAATGCCATACAATATGCCGAGCTGGAAAATGAGGTATACAAAAATAATCCTCCCTATGCTGACCCTTCTTCCTTAGGCGAAGGCACGAACTGGCAGGACTTGGTTATGCAGGATTCGCCAATTCAGAGCCATCAACTATCAGTGGCAGGAGGCAGTGAAAAGACCCAGCTGGCCATTTCAGCCAACTATTTCAATCAGGGTGGCGTGATCATTGAATCTGATTTTAAACGGTATTCCCTGCGTCTGAATCTCGATCACCAGATTAGTAACAAAGTAAAAATAGGCACCAGTATTCTGGGCAGTTATTCCGTCAGCAACCGCATACCTACCGGTTCAGAAAGTATTGATGGCCCGGCAGTAACTTCCAGTATTGTAGGTGCGGCGTTAGGTGCACCTCCTGTTTTAATACCTTATAAAGATGATGGAAGTATTTTCCCGTTTGGGGAACAATCCGGAGGAACGTACCGGGAACTGGCCAATCCACTGGGATTAGCCGCTGTAATGAACCGGACGGCGTACAAACGTACGTTGGCTAACTTGTATGCCGATTTTTCGATTCTGCAAGGACTTACTTACCGGGCTTCCTTTAATGTAGACATGGAAAACCGCCTGCTCGATTATTATTCGCCCCGTTCTATTCTAAGCCAGGTGGATTTAGCTTCTGGCGGTGGAAGTGCTGAGAAAACAAATTCAAATTACCTGAATCTGCTGCATGAAAGTATTCTTACTTATTCCACAACCTTTGCCGACCAGCATACACTGAAATTTACTGGTGTTTTTGCTACCCAGAGCAACCAGTTTGACCGCAATACAATTAATGCCTCTAAATTTCCCAATGATGTAACCGCAAACGAAGCCCTTCAACTAGCCATCGATCGTACCGTAAGCAGCGACCGCAGTAAAGACCGCCTGGATTCATACATGGGCCGGGTCAATTATGGTTTCCGGGATAAATATTTTCTCGACCTAACGGCCAGATATGATGGTGCCAGTAAGTTTGGTAAAAATCATAAATACGGCTTTTTCCCGGCTGCTTCTGCTGCCTGGCGTGTGATTGAAGAAGGCTTCCTGAAAGATAAAATCAGCTTTTTAAGCGACTTAAAGTTGAGGGCAAGCTATGGCGCAACCGGTAATGCAGGAGCGATTGGCCCCTACCAGTCGCTGGCTACGGTAGGTGCCAGCAGCGGCTATAGTTTAAATCATAATTATAATACTGGTTTGAGTCCATCCCGTATTCCGAATGCCAACCTGCGCTGGGAAAAATCCATTCAAACAGACATAGGTCTAGATATTGGCTTGCTTCAGGATAGAATTAATCTGATCGTAGACTTTTACGACAAACACACCAAAGATTTACTATTTGTAAAAGGGCTTCCCCAATCTTCGGGCTATGGTTCCATTACAGGTAATTTCGCAGAAATCCGCAACCGGGGTATTGAGCTATCCGCAGATGCTAAAATCATGGATGGTGCCTTTAAATGGAATGTGAATGGAAATTTTTCTGTAAACCGCAATGAACTGGTAGCGCTGGAAGGCGGCTTGCAGGAATTTACGGTGAATAACTATGCTGTATTAAAAGTAGGCGAACCGATTGGTATTTTTAAAACCTATGTAAATGAGGGGATCTACCAGACTGATGAACCCATTCTGCCTGGTTCTGGTAGCCGTACCGGTGGTGCCAAAGTAAGCGACCTCAATGGTGATGGACAAATTACTGCCGATGATCAGGCCATTACCGGCAATGCCAATCCGGATTTTATTTTTGGCTTTTCTACCAACATGAGCTTTAAAAATTTCGATCTGAGCGCTTTTATTTCCGGGGTGCAAGGCAACGAAATTTATAATCTGGCCCGCTATACCTTCGAAAATCCACTGGGGCAACGCAATATGTTTCAAGGCATAGTTAACCGCTGGTCACCTACCAATCCGAATAATGAATATGTAAGCGGTTTTCAGGGCGGCAGACTTCCTATTTCTGACCGTTTTATGGAAGATGGTTCCTATATCCGCCTGAAAAATATAACCTTGGGGTATACGCTGCCAAAAGTGAAATTTCTCTACAATGCCAGAGTCTATGTAAGTGCCAACAACCTGTTTACTATCACTGATTACACTGGCTTCGATCCGGAAGTAAATACATTCGGAAATACCAATACCCGTATCGGTGTAGATAATGGCGTATATCCGCTGGCAAAATCATTTATCGGAGGCGTACAAGTTACTTTTTAA